The Entelurus aequoreus isolate RoL-2023_Sb linkage group LG03, RoL_Eaeq_v1.1, whole genome shotgun sequence genome contains the following window.
AACTGGCCGTCAACATGGTGCCCTTCCCTCGTTTGCACTTTTTCATGCCGGGCTTTGCCCCCCTGACCAGCAGGGGGAGCCAGCAGTACCGAGCCCTAACCGTTCCCGAACTTACCCAGCAAGCGTTCGACGCCAAGAACATGATGGCGGCGTGCGACCCACGTCAAGGCCGCTACCTGACCGTGGCCACCATGTTCCGGGGGCGCATGTCCATGAAGGAGGTGGACGAGCAGATGCTCAACGTGCAGAACAAGAACAGCAGCTACTTCGTCGAGTGGATCCCCAACAACGTCAAGACCGCCGTCTGCGACATTCCGCCCCGCGGCCTCAAGATGTCCGTCACCTTCATCGGCAACACCACGGCCATCCAGGAGATGTTCAAGCGTATCTCCGAGCAGTTCACGGCCATGCTGCGGCGGAAGGCCTTCCTGCACTGGTACACGGGCGAAGGCATGGACGAGATGGAGTTCACCGAAGCCGAAAGTAACATGAATGACCTGGTGTCCGAGTACCAGCAGTACCAGGACGCCACCGCGGAGGATGAAGGGGAAGGCGAGGAGGAGCCTGAAGAAGATTAAAGCTTGACCATGTCAAGGTCTCATTCGGATTCTTTTGAATCTCCTGGAATTCAATCTTTACCTTTTGAGTATGATttaataaatgaaaacattttgaaTGAATAAGTGCCTCAGTATTTTtgtctttaaattaaaaaaacaaaacatgtatcAAGTTTTTTCCTTCCCTCATATAAAGAGCCACCTTGTGACTTGAAATAAACACGGGTGTGTAGTAACTAAATGCAGCCACATAAAGCCACAAAGTGTCAGTAAATGTCTACATTaaatggacacattttttttagtcATGTACATATCCCATCGCCACCTAATGGACATAGTAAGTCATTACAAGGGTACGTGTTTTAACCTCACCATGTTGCGTAGACATAAAAGTAATTAACTGCTTCTCAAGCGTACTAATTATGACTTACTGAAAAAACACGGAAGTGCCTAATAACTAAATGTAGTAACATCATACCGCGACTGGGTGTCAGTAATTATCTACGTCAAAATGATGTTTAGTTCTTGTCATGTAAATCTATCTCTATCTTTAGCGACGCACTGGTGGCTCCATAGAGCTTTTTCGAAAATGtatggaaattaaaaaaaaaaaaaaggggtgaaaaatatgttttttgttttaatatagtttctgtaggaggacaaacacgacacacaccttcctaatagttagaaagcccactgaataggtttgtgtttatgcttcactgatgagagtatttgacgagtgccgttttgtcctactagtttCAGCGGCCCATGAATTCACCATTGTGTGGACTgtaactcaacagtttgtttacatgtataactttaccgccgccgccacagaaagacatgttttatgccactttgtctcattttgtccaccaaacgttttatactgtgcgtgaatgcactaaggtgagctttgttgatgttattgacttgttgtggtgctaatcaggcatatttggtcactgcatgactgcaagctaatcgatgctaacatgctatttaggcttgctgtatgtacatattgcatcattatgcctcgtttgtaggtattttaatttcctttacttatgtcctctctgtatttagttttatttttccatgtttcatgacacattatctgaatgtaatattggctgcatgtctgatagttTTTATACATGCCatcttgttccagaccacagcaaactatccagcttgcaaagattgtgatAAATCCATTATAACAAGACAGCCTGttgttttctttaacttggacacacacatctataccttaggTCATTCTAatacagtcatttccagaagttatcgtACCCTCTGAGAagctttactaatgttttccaaagttgtaaaaatgtgtagaataaatattatatttcaacatttctgtcaacaaagattggtTTAATTCTTGTTATGTAAAATAAACATGTAAGGTCCTCCTGCTGTCACACAGAGCCATCTAGTGGACATAGTAAGACAGTACAACTGCCtacgtatttaaaggcctactgaaacacaatactaccgaccacgcagtccggtagtttatatatcaatgatgaaatcttaacattgcaacacatgccaatatggccgggttaatttataaagtgcaattttaaatttcccgctaaacttccggttgaaaacgtctttgtatgatgacgtatgcgtgtgacgtcactaggtaaacggaagtattggtacacctttgaatccaatacaaaaaagctctattttcatctcaaaattccacagtattctggacatctgtgttggtgaatcttttgcaatttgtttaatgaacaatgaagactgaaaagaagaaagttgtaggtgggatcggtgtattagcggctggctgtagcaacacaaccaagaggactttgacttggatagcaggcgcgctagccgacgctagccgccgaccgcacggatgatcgggtgaagtccttcgtccttccgtcgatcgctggaacgcaggtgagcatgggtgttgatgagcagatgagggctggctggcgtaggtggagcactaatgtttttatcctagctctgtgaggtcccgttgctaagttagcttcaatggcgtcgttagcaacaacattgttaatcttcgccaagctggaaagcattaaccgtgtatttacatgtccagggtttaatagtattgttgattttctgtctatccttccagtcaggggtttatttattttgtttatatctgcatttgagcccgatgctatcacgttagctccgtagctaaagtgtttcgccgatgtatcgtcgtggagataaaagtcactgtgaatgtccatttcgcgttctcgactctcattttcaagaggatatagtatccgaggtggtttaaaatacaaa
Protein-coding sequences here:
- the LOC133646429 gene encoding tubulin beta chain-like isoform X2 translates to MDSVRSGAFGQIFRPDNFVFGQSGAGNNWAKGHYTEGAEVVDSVLDVVRKESENCDCLQGYQLTHALGGGTGSGMGTLLISKIREEYPDRIMNTFSVVPSPKVSDTVVEPYNATLSIHQLVENTDETYCIDNEALYDICFRTLKLTTPTYGDLNHLVSSTMSGVTTCLRFPGQLNADLRKLAVNMVPFPRLHFFMPGFAPLTSRGSQQYRALTVPELTQQAFDAKNMMAACDPRQGRYLTVATMFRGRMSMKEVDEQMLNVQNKNSSYFVEWIPNNVKTAVCDIPPRGLKMSVTFIGNTTAIQEMFKRISEQFTAMLRRKAFLHWYTGEGMDEMEFTEAESNMNDLVSEYQQYQDATAEDEGEGEEEPEED